TAATGATTGTTTTTCTGCTAATAAGGGTACTATGAAAATATGTAAAGAGTGCTTTAAAAAATCTTTTTAAAGCACTCTTTGTATATTTAAATATATTGTTGTATGTGGATATCTAAATTAAACAGCTTTCTTTTTTATAGTTCTTGTAGCTATTATATCTACACCTGTATCACATACGTTTTCTACAATTACATCTCCTATTTTAACTGGAGCTTTTACTACTAATCCCTTTAGTGACTTCATGCATTCACTTATTTTACTTTTAGGTATATCCTCTTTAGTTTTTACAGGTAGTATCTCTATTTCTCCATCTTCTATATAAACTGATGATGTAACTATTCTTGTAGGATTAGTACATTCTTTCTTAGCATAATTTAATCCTATTCCACAGTTATTTCCTTTAACATCTATAACTTCTCCATTTTCTAGCTTAACAGTTAAATTACATCCCATAGGACAGCCTATGCAAGTTAGAATTCTTTCTTCCATAACTATTCCTCCTCTACTTTCACAGTAATTTTCTTGCAGCTAGGATATTTTTCTAACATAGCTTTTGTTATTCTTACTTCTTCCATTTCACCTGGAGTAAGTATTCTTTTCTTTATTTTAAATTCTCTATTATCATCAAAATAAACTGATATATAATTATTAGTATATACATTTCCCACTCTAAATCTTACATGTATAAAATCTTCTACATTTTCAGGATTTATATACTTAGGTACTGTGTATCTTACTCCACCTTCAGCTACTACCTCTATAGCATTGTTACTATTCCTAACTTTATTTCCCATTATATAGTTAACTGCATTTTTTCCAGCTACATGACTTTCCATACTAACATTATCAACTAAATCATGAACATGTAATACATTACCGCAAGCAAAAATTCCTTCTTGATTAGTTTCAAAGCTTTCATTAACTACAGGTCCATTAGTAATTCTTGATAATTCCACATTTGATTTTTTAGATAGTTCATTTTCAGGTATTAATCCTACTGAAAGAAGTAAGGTATCACAAGGTATATATTCCTCTGTTCCCTCTATAGGTCTTCTATTTTCATCTACCTTAGCAATAGTAACTCCTTCTAATCTTTCTTTTCCTTTAATATCTATAACTGTATGACTTAGTTTAAGAGGTATTCCAAAAT
This window of the Clostridium cochlearium genome carries:
- a CDS encoding DUF1667 domain-containing protein, which codes for MEERILTCIGCPMGCNLTVKLENGEVIDVKGNNCGIGLNYAKKECTNPTRIVTSSVYIEDGEIEILPVKTKEDIPKSKISECMKSLKGLVVKAPVKIGDVIVENVCDTGVDIIATRTIKKKAV
- a CDS encoding NAD(P)/FAD-dependent oxidoreductase is translated as MQEYDIVIIGGGPAGLAAAISAKEEGMDNIVILERDSVLGGILNQCIHNGFGLHTFKEELTGPEYAQRYIDKVEELNIPYKLNTMVIDLTEDKIITAVNKDEGIIQIKAKSVILAMGCRERPRGALNIPGSRCAGIFTAGTAQKFVNIDGYMPGKEVVILGSGDIGLIMARRMTLEGANVKAVVELMPYSGGLKRNIVQCLDDFGIPLKLSHTVIDIKGKERLEGVTIAKVDENRRPIEGTEEYIPCDTLLLSVGLIPENELSKKSNVELSRITNGPVVNESFETNQEGIFACGNVLHVHDLVDNVSMESHVAGKNAVNYIMGNKVRNSNNAIEVVAEGGVRYTVPKYINPENVEDFIHVRFRVGNVYTNNYISVYFDDNREFKIKKRILTPGEMEEVRITKAMLEKYPSCKKITVKVEEE